The following are encoded in a window of Bacillus sp. SORGH_AS_0510 genomic DNA:
- the mraZ gene encoding division/cell wall cluster transcriptional repressor MraZ — protein MFMGEYHHSIDNKGRLIVPSKFRDELGDMFIITRGLDQCLFGYPVSEWGLIEEKLKGLPLTKKDARAFTRFFFSGATESELDKQGRINIPTPLLQYAKLEKECVILGVSNRIEIWSKQIWEDYFTQSEESFAEIAENMIGFDI, from the coding sequence ATGTTCATGGGTGAATACCATCACAGCATTGATAATAAAGGCCGTTTAATTGTGCCCTCCAAATTCCGAGATGAACTTGGCGACATGTTTATCATCACTCGTGGATTAGATCAATGTTTATTTGGTTACCCAGTCTCAGAGTGGGGACTTATTGAAGAGAAATTAAAAGGCCTGCCTCTGACAAAAAAAGATGCCCGTGCTTTTACCCGTTTCTTCTTTTCAGGTGCAACAGAGAGTGAACTTGATAAGCAAGGAAGGATTAATATCCCTACACCACTTTTGCAGTATGCAAAGTTGGAAAAAGAATGCGTAATTTTGGGTGTTTCCAATCGAATTGAAATTTGGAGTAAACAGATTTGGGAAGACTATTTTACACAGTCTGAAGAATCTTTTGCGGAAATTGCAGAAAATATGATTGGCTTTGATATATAA
- a CDS encoding 2-dehydropantoate 2-reductase: MKVGIIGAGSIGLLFASYINKVFDVTIYTRTEDQAFQINENGIMMHKNAVTTLSAVRALPIASWKGTEDFTIVTVKQYQLPAVIDVMKHLPALPNNILFLQNGMGHLKLLEKINDINLFVGTVEHGALKQNAFTVSHNGEGETNVALFRGDLSSLQRFAFAVPSDFPINVQEDYYSVLLNKLIVNAVINPLTSILHVKNGELVQNEYFFLTLKAVFDEISYILNLDHPKEHLQRVVEVCKKTAENRSSMLKDIEANRLTEVDAILGFILGEANTRNKPAPLLESIYNFIKGKEQEKGGKW, translated from the coding sequence ATGAAAGTTGGAATAATAGGGGCTGGTTCCATTGGATTATTATTTGCTTCCTATATTAATAAAGTTTTTGATGTAACTATATATACAAGAACAGAAGATCAAGCGTTTCAAATAAATGAAAACGGGATTATGATGCATAAAAATGCTGTGACAACATTGTCAGCGGTCAGGGCCCTTCCTATAGCATCATGGAAGGGAACAGAGGATTTTACCATTGTTACTGTAAAACAATATCAGCTGCCTGCAGTTATTGATGTAATGAAACACCTACCTGCCCTTCCTAACAATATTTTATTCTTACAAAATGGAATGGGTCATTTAAAGCTATTAGAAAAAATTAACGATATTAATCTGTTTGTCGGAACTGTTGAGCATGGTGCTTTAAAGCAAAACGCCTTTACTGTCAGTCATAATGGGGAAGGGGAAACAAATGTAGCGCTTTTTAGAGGTGATCTTTCCTCTCTACAACGCTTTGCATTCGCAGTACCTTCTGATTTTCCAATCAATGTGCAGGAAGATTATTATTCAGTTCTTTTGAATAAATTAATTGTTAATGCAGTGATTAACCCCTTAACTTCAATTCTGCATGTGAAAAATGGAGAATTGGTTCAAAATGAATATTTTTTTCTCACTTTAAAGGCTGTTTTTGATGAAATTTCCTACATTTTAAATCTAGATCATCCAAAAGAACACCTGCAAAGAGTGGTGGAAGTCTGTAAAAAAACTGCAGAGAATCGATCATCCATGTTAAAGGATATCGAGGCGAATAGGTTAACAGAAGTAGATGCCATTCTTGGTTTTATCCTTGGGGAGGCAAACACGCGAAACAAACCGGCTCCTCTATTAGAGAGTATCTATAATTTTATCAAGGGAAAAGAACAAGAAAAGGGGGGAAAATGGTGA
- the bshC gene encoding bacillithiol biosynthesis cysteine-adding enzyme BshC gives MEILNLSLPATNRFASNYLEQSADIQPFFHYRYNDVEDDKKRLDELSSRIFPRKEVAAHIESFMERFPTSDAVKKSIEKLRQDESVVVIGGQQAGILTGPLYSIHKVISIIKLAEQKERQLGVPVVPVFWIAGEDHDFQEVNHVFVPVNQKIDKWTYPEKVLQKKMVSDIELNKNVCLSWVQNIIENFGETEHSNSLLQFAEEQINKSQNFVDFFANIIMELFKDYGLLIVDSGNKDFRLIQKEFLAKQLDNHETITFSVLEHQKQIGNKGYPITIDISDQAANLFFYDQKQNERILLEYNRESNRFVGKSGAASFSKEELMELVSKKPEQLSNNVVTRPLMQEWLFPTIAFIAGPGEISYWAELKLVFEHFHIKMPPIVPRLNITFLDRSVETDIFDLKLNITDVITRGTGQEKESFLSTIKDMELEEMFAKAKLDLIEQYKLIEAKTEELDRGLLPMLNKNEAYLLKEINFMQSRLEDSVKFRHKVILNKYARVDLALRPDGFPQERVWNIFYYLNEYGLTFIKDIMVEAFEFDGRHKVIKI, from the coding sequence ATGGAGATTTTAAATCTCTCTTTACCAGCAACGAATCGGTTTGCTTCTAACTATTTGGAACAATCTGCTGATATCCAGCCTTTTTTTCACTATCGATACAATGATGTAGAGGATGATAAGAAAAGGTTGGACGAACTCAGCAGTAGAATATTCCCTCGCAAAGAGGTAGCTGCACACATAGAATCCTTTATGGAACGCTTTCCAACCTCAGACGCTGTAAAGAAATCAATTGAAAAATTAAGACAAGATGAAAGTGTCGTTGTCATTGGGGGACAACAGGCTGGAATTTTAACAGGTCCACTTTATTCCATCCATAAGGTCATTTCAATTATTAAATTAGCAGAACAAAAAGAACGACAACTAGGGGTTCCGGTAGTCCCTGTTTTTTGGATTGCTGGAGAGGATCATGATTTCCAAGAAGTAAATCATGTCTTTGTGCCTGTTAACCAAAAAATAGATAAGTGGACCTATCCTGAAAAGGTACTCCAAAAGAAAATGGTATCAGATATTGAATTAAATAAGAATGTCTGTTTATCATGGGTACAAAACATCATTGAAAATTTTGGTGAAACTGAACATTCAAATTCACTATTGCAATTTGCCGAAGAACAAATTAATAAATCCCAGAACTTTGTTGATTTTTTTGCAAATATTATTATGGAATTGTTCAAGGATTATGGATTGTTGATTGTTGATTCAGGGAACAAAGACTTTCGATTGATACAAAAGGAGTTTTTGGCTAAGCAATTAGACAATCATGAAACAATCACGTTCTCGGTTCTAGAACATCAAAAGCAAATTGGTAATAAAGGATACCCAATTACCATTGATATCAGTGACCAAGCAGCCAACTTATTTTTTTATGACCAAAAACAAAATGAGCGAATTCTGTTGGAATACAATCGAGAATCGAATCGTTTTGTGGGGAAAAGTGGTGCGGCTTCTTTTTCAAAAGAGGAATTAATGGAGCTTGTGAGTAAAAAACCAGAACAATTAAGCAATAATGTGGTGACTCGTCCCCTTATGCAAGAATGGCTATTTCCAACGATTGCATTTATTGCTGGACCTGGGGAAATCTCCTATTGGGCGGAATTAAAACTTGTCTTTGAGCATTTCCACATTAAGATGCCGCCGATTGTCCCTCGCTTAAATATTACGTTCTTGGATCGGTCAGTAGAAACGGATATCTTTGATTTAAAGCTAAATATTACAGATGTAATTACTAGAGGTACGGGTCAAGAAAAGGAAAGCTTTCTTTCAACCATTAAGGATATGGAGTTAGAAGAAATGTTTGCTAAGGCAAAACTTGACTTAATCGAGCAGTACAAACTAATTGAAGCGAAGACAGAGGAACTTGATCGAGGGCTTCTTCCAATGTTAAACAAAAACGAAGCGTACCTACTGAAAGAAATCAATTTTATGCAGTCAAGACTAGAGGATTCGGTTAAGTTTAGACATAAGGTTATATTAAATAAATATGCTCGCGTGGACCTTGCGTTAAGGCCTGATGGTTTCCCGCAAGAACGGGTTTGGAACATATTTTATTATTTAAATGAATATGGTTTAACGTTTATAAAAGATATCATGGTTGAGGCATTTGAATTTGATGGTCGCCATAAGGTAATAAAAATTTAG
- a CDS encoding DUF3397 domain-containing protein, whose protein sequence is MSSILSSVLTVLFALPVLGSVLVFLFGKVITKNSRRAVHLTLDYTTILYIISVHFLIVTILGKSLFWVIILLMIMIAMMFVFVHWKVKEEIILKKVMKGFWRFNFILFFLVYIALTFYGLISSAVTFSFST, encoded by the coding sequence GTGAGTAGTATTCTGTCCTCTGTGTTAACGGTTCTTTTTGCCTTACCTGTACTAGGTTCTGTTTTGGTCTTTTTGTTTGGAAAAGTAATAACAAAAAATTCACGGAGAGCTGTTCATCTCACACTAGATTACACTACTATTCTATATATTATTTCTGTCCACTTTTTAATTGTAACAATTTTGGGAAAATCTTTGTTTTGGGTAATAATACTTCTCATGATAATGATAGCTATGATGTTTGTATTTGTTCATTGGAAAGTTAAGGAAGAAATAATACTAAAAAAGGTGATGAAGGGCTTTTGGCGATTTAATTTCATTCTGTTTTTCCTAGTGTATATTGCCCTCACTTTTTATGGCTTAATTTCAAGTGCTGTAACTTTTAGCTTTTCAACATAA
- a CDS encoding acetyl-CoA carboxylase biotin carboxyl carrier protein subunit: MKEITATMAGTVLNIFVANGDQVNVGQEVLMLESMKMEIPIESSTEGVVLNVKVNIGDFVNEGDVLIVLE; encoded by the coding sequence ATGAAAGAAATTACAGCAACTATGGCAGGTACTGTCTTAAATATTTTTGTAGCAAATGGTGATCAGGTTAATGTTGGCCAAGAGGTATTAATGCTTGAGTCGATGAAAATGGAGATTCCGATCGAAAGCAGTACGGAGGGTGTCGTGTTAAATGTGAAGGTAAATATCGGTGACTTCGTAAATGAAGGCGATGTTCTGATCGTATTAGAATAA
- the rsmH gene encoding 16S rRNA (cytosine(1402)-N(4))-methyltransferase RsmH, which translates to MFEHTTVLLKEAVDGLNIKSDGVYVDCTLGGAGHSSLILSRLGDNGKLFAFDQDETAIAHAKEKLSEYGSRLEIIKSNFLYLKDELEKQGIYKVDGVLYDLGVSSPQLDTPERGFSYHHDAPLDMRMDNEADISAYDVINHWAYEDLVRIFFRYGEEKFSKQIARKIEAARQIKPIETTFELVDLIKEGIPAPARRKGGHPAKRIFQAVRIAVNDELAVFENSLNQAIDLLNPEGRISVITFHSLEDRICKAAFKKASETPNLPPGLPIIPDEYKPILKLVSRKPILPSEEELEQNNRARSAKLRIAEKLKK; encoded by the coding sequence ATGTTTGAACATACAACTGTGTTATTAAAAGAAGCTGTAGACGGATTAAATATTAAGTCAGATGGTGTTTATGTTGATTGTACTTTGGGTGGAGCCGGACATAGTTCCCTGATTCTCTCCCGACTCGGAGACAACGGTAAATTGTTTGCATTTGACCAAGACGAAACAGCCATTGCTCATGCGAAAGAAAAATTATCTGAATATGGAAGCCGGCTTGAGATTATAAAGAGCAACTTCTTATACTTAAAAGATGAGCTTGAAAAACAAGGAATTTATAAGGTGGATGGAGTTCTATATGACTTAGGGGTGTCATCTCCACAATTGGACACGCCTGAAAGAGGGTTTAGTTATCATCATGATGCTCCGTTAGATATGAGAATGGACAATGAAGCAGATATTTCAGCTTATGATGTAATCAACCACTGGGCATATGAAGACTTAGTCCGAATCTTCTTCCGCTATGGGGAAGAAAAATTCTCTAAACAAATAGCTCGAAAAATCGAAGCGGCAAGACAAATTAAACCAATTGAAACAACTTTTGAATTAGTTGATTTAATTAAGGAAGGGATCCCTGCTCCTGCAAGAAGAAAAGGGGGACATCCTGCAAAGCGGATTTTTCAAGCAGTAAGAATTGCTGTTAACGATGAATTAGCCGTTTTTGAAAATTCATTAAACCAGGCGATAGATTTGTTAAATCCTGAGGGAAGAATTAGTGTAATTACTTTCCACTCGTTAGAGGACAGGATTTGTAAGGCTGCATTTAAGAAGGCTAGTGAAACACCTAATTTGCCTCCGGGTTTACCAATCATTCCAGATGAATATAAACCAATCTTAAAGCTAGTCTCACGTAAACCCATTCTTCCTTCTGAGGAAGAGTTAGAACAAAATAATAGAGCCCGTTCTGCAAAACTTAGAATCGCAGAAAAGTTAAAAAAATAG
- a CDS encoding acyl-CoA carboxylase subunit beta translates to MATTNMLNDQLHANRKQIEAGGQPKYHEKLKSQNKMFVRDRLALLFDEGKYEEDGKFANFKAVDLPADGVVTAIGKINGQTVCVMANDSTIKAGSWGARTVEKIIRIQEVAEKLKVPLFYLVDSAGARITDQLEMFPNRRGAGKIFYNQVKLSGMIPQVCILFGPSAAGGAYIPAFCDIVIMVDQNASMYLGSPRMAEKVIGEKVTLEEMGGARMHCSVSGCGDVLAYSEEEAIESAKKYISYFPSSFKEKTMLVNGVAPKEGRELEAIIPENQNAPFDMYECIDQLIDQGSFYEVKKLFAPELITGLARINGRAIGIIANQPKVKGGVLFVDSADKAAKFIQLCDAFHIPLLFLADVPGFMIGTKVERAGIIRHGAKLIAAMSSATVPKISVIVRKAYGAGLYAMAGPAFEPDCCIALPTAQIAVMGPEAAVNAVYSNKINEIEDPKEKIKFVQEKHKEYKEHIDIYKLASELIVDEIVAPSELRNVLIQRFEYYQSKELNFSVRKHPVYPV, encoded by the coding sequence ATGGCGACCACTAATATGTTAAATGATCAATTACATGCTAATAGAAAACAAATAGAGGCCGGCGGCCAACCAAAATATCATGAAAAATTAAAATCGCAGAATAAGATGTTTGTGCGCGACCGACTGGCATTGTTATTTGATGAGGGGAAATACGAGGAAGACGGGAAGTTTGCCAATTTTAAAGCGGTTGATCTACCGGCAGACGGTGTGGTTACAGCAATTGGTAAAATTAATGGTCAAACTGTTTGCGTTATGGCTAATGACTCTACGATTAAAGCAGGTTCTTGGGGAGCCAGAACAGTAGAAAAGATTATTCGTATTCAAGAGGTTGCGGAAAAACTGAAAGTGCCATTATTCTATCTTGTTGATTCCGCGGGTGCAAGAATTACGGATCAGTTAGAGATGTTTCCAAACCGTAGAGGAGCAGGGAAAATATTCTATAATCAGGTAAAGCTTTCCGGTATGATTCCACAGGTATGTATCTTGTTTGGTCCCTCGGCTGCTGGAGGAGCGTATATCCCGGCTTTTTGTGATATCGTAATCATGGTTGACCAAAACGCATCTATGTATTTGGGATCACCGCGCATGGCCGAAAAGGTAATTGGAGAAAAAGTAACGCTTGAGGAAATGGGCGGTGCCAGAATGCATTGCTCAGTTAGCGGCTGTGGTGATGTTTTAGCATATAGTGAGGAAGAGGCGATTGAATCAGCTAAAAAATACATTAGCTATTTTCCTTCCAGCTTTAAAGAAAAAACAATGCTGGTAAATGGAGTCGCGCCTAAAGAAGGTCGGGAATTAGAAGCTATTATCCCTGAAAATCAAAATGCTCCTTTTGATATGTATGAATGCATTGATCAATTAATTGACCAAGGTAGTTTTTATGAAGTGAAGAAATTATTTGCTCCGGAATTAATCACAGGGTTAGCGAGAATTAATGGAAGAGCAATTGGAATTATTGCGAACCAACCGAAAGTAAAAGGCGGCGTTTTATTTGTCGACTCTGCTGATAAGGCTGCTAAATTTATTCAGCTTTGTGATGCCTTCCATATTCCATTATTATTCTTAGCAGATGTTCCTGGATTCATGATTGGTACAAAAGTAGAACGGGCAGGTATTATTCGTCACGGAGCTAAATTGATTGCTGCGATGAGTTCGGCGACTGTACCAAAAATTTCTGTTATCGTAAGAAAAGCATATGGTGCCGGGCTTTATGCTATGGCTGGTCCTGCATTTGAACCTGATTGCTGTATCGCTCTTCCAACTGCTCAAATTGCAGTAATGGGCCCTGAAGCAGCAGTTAATGCAGTATATTCAAACAAAATTAATGAAATTGAGGATCCAAAGGAAAAAATTAAGTTCGTTCAGGAAAAACACAAAGAATATAAAGAGCACATTGATATTTACAAGCTGGCTTCAGAATTGATTGTTGATGAGATCGTGGCACCTTCTGAATTAAGGAATGTACTTATCCAGCGCTTTGAATATTATCAGTCAAAAGAATTAAATTTCAGTGTTCGAAAACATCCAGTATATCCAGTATAA